ACAGCGGCTGGACTTATCTGTATGAGACGGAGAAATGGCACCAGACGGGCGTCTTGTGGGAACGTGCGAACCTCACCAGTGGGATTGCGTTCTCGCCGGACGGATCTGGACTCGCATCGGCCGGGAACTCGTTCAGTATGTGGGACCTTCGAACTGCGTCCGGACTCCGCAAAGCGCGGGCAGATCGCTCTTATGAAGAACTCGAGGCGACCTCGAAAAAATTCTGGACCTGGTCCCGCGCGGTCGGCGAGCCGGAGGTCGACGTCTACTGCTCGGACATTACTTTCTCCCCGGACGGGAAGCGAGTGGCCGGCACGACGGGAGTAGGTCGACACTTCACGGGAGGAAAACGACTCTTTGTCCTCGAGGCCAGTACCGGTCGCGACGTGTGGGTCGGGCGAGGGAACGGGATGCTGACGGTAACCTATGCGGCGGAAGGAACGGCTCTAGTCACGGGATCGGACGATGGCAAACTGCGGGTGTGGCATCCGGAAAACGGCAAAATGCTTCGGGAGTGGCGCGGACACGAGAAGAGCGTGCGGCAGGTGGCGCAACTGGGTGGCAAGCAGTTCGTCTCAGTGGGTGAAGACGGCAAGGTTATCGCCTGGGATGTCGATTCCGGCGAGTTGGTGGCCCGCTTCGTACCGGACAAGTAACCGGCCCCCCGGGCAAACGAATTACTTTTCAAATTCGGTAAAAATCTACTTGTTGAAAGTGGGCCGGGCCGACGGGAATTATTACTGGACGAGCTGATCTCCAAACAGCGAAAGATTTCTGCCGAACCAATTAACTCAAACCACTGGAAGCCAAATCCCCGTCTTTCACCTTTTTAACAACGGCTTCTGCATCTTCCAGCCCTGCCAGTTAATCTCCGGCTCGGTATTTCGGTAGCGGGGTTCGAGCATACCCGACAGGTTCGTTCCGCACTCTCCAAAAAAATCGCGGAAACTTAGCAATGCACAAACCGACGGGTTAACCCAAGAAAAAGACCGATTTGCACAAGATCATTACAAAGCTCGTCTGCGCAAGCTATTTTCGTGCTAGTTCGAGGATTCGACCTTCGGGTAGCTGTCTCGTTTGAATTAAGGAAGGATTTGTTTTAAGCGATTGCACTTCACCTTCCTGGACCAAATGAAATTCTCCCTGTCCCTGGCTGGGAATTTTGCTCATCGCAGTCGGTCTTGTTTCGAACATCGGTTTCAACTTCTTCAAAGCCGTTTGTTCCTTGACTCGGCCGACCAGCCACGCCCGAATCTGATCGCGGCATTTATAATCAAAATCGCCAGGGCTTTGCGATGCTAAAAACAGACCCAATCCAGCTGAACGAGACCGCTTTAGCAGATTCTCGATCGGAGCTTTCGTCGAAGGGGAACTCTTAGCAGGCAGATAACGGTCGGCTTCATCCAGCATCAGTATCGCTTGCAGATTACCTTCGGGGGCGGGATTTTTTCTTATCCATTGTCCAAATCCTATCAGCATTTGGGAAAGCCAAAAGCTTTCAATTTGTTCTCCTCCTAAAAAGTGAGTGCAAATAATACTGAGGCGGGTTTTGCCCGGAACCGAGTGCGGGCCGCGACCCAAAAGAAGATCGATGCTCAGTTCCTCTTCCCCTTGGAATAGGCTTCTGTACTGCAGATCTAAAAGTCCTAAATCGAACGCCAAATTCTTGAAGTGTTTATCGTCGATGCCCTCGGC
The genomic region above belongs to Telmatocola sphagniphila and contains:
- a CDS encoding WD40 repeat domain-containing protein; the encoded protein is MKSSLLASILILSISDTPAQGAGLKAVAVSPDRSLVAAGGTNGVVVWETKTSKVIGKFSTTGTVQCLGFVKDSRTVVVGLDSKGAEAWIQKAGVWMRAAHFAGDGTIYALAIPPSGKEVAIASDSGWTYLYETEKWHQTGVLWERANLTSGIAFSPDGSGLASAGNSFSMWDLRTASGLRKARADRSYEELEATSKKFWTWSRAVGEPEVDVYCSDITFSPDGKRVAGTTGVGRHFTGGKRLFVLEASTGRDVWVGRGNGMLTVTYAAEGTALVTGSDDGKLRVWHPENGKMLREWRGHEKSVRQVAQLGGKQFVSVGEDGKVIAWDVDSGELVARFVPDK